In a single window of the Streptomyces sp. CGMCC 4.7035 genome:
- a CDS encoding DUF2510 domain-containing protein has product MTQVTPPGWYPDPGQTSDGPATERWWDGKAWTDRVRPADPAAAWGPPEQPSAVGALPGGPFAPYPGAQPAPARRGVRTGIAVAAAVAVLAGIGGGVYALTANDGRSGTAAGSRGPGGFGGPEGQGGQGGQGGPFGGQGGSGGSGGSGGSGGSGGQAPAPGQSGQPQVEDGYATDLANGISIPVPDGWSGGTTVDGTAAVQSKDEYKCPGDTSKNCNTGGAYSASAKDQKLTATTAEAAAKQDIAKNAEESYGGKSYGGITSHEVLASKAVTVAGQKGYMVRWKAITSKGADGYVESLVFPSPADSKRLVVVRFGLDVGSNAPEPAVLDKITKGIKASAASGDGQNI; this is encoded by the coding sequence ACCCCGACCCCGGGCAGACAAGTGACGGGCCCGCCACCGAGCGCTGGTGGGACGGCAAGGCATGGACGGACCGGGTCCGCCCCGCGGATCCGGCCGCCGCATGGGGTCCGCCGGAGCAGCCGTCGGCCGTCGGCGCACTTCCGGGCGGCCCGTTCGCCCCGTATCCCGGTGCGCAGCCCGCCCCCGCGCGGCGCGGGGTGCGCACCGGGATAGCCGTCGCGGCGGCGGTCGCGGTTCTGGCGGGCATCGGCGGCGGTGTCTACGCGCTCACCGCGAACGACGGCCGGAGCGGGACCGCCGCGGGCTCCCGGGGCCCGGGCGGTTTCGGCGGCCCGGAGGGCCAGGGTGGCCAAGGGGGCCAGGGCGGTCCCTTCGGCGGTCAGGGCGGATCTGGTGGTTCGGGCGGATCCGGCGGGTCCGGCGGTTCGGGCGGCCAGGCTCCCGCGCCGGGCCAGTCCGGGCAGCCGCAGGTCGAGGACGGATACGCCACCGACTTGGCCAACGGCATCAGCATCCCGGTGCCCGACGGCTGGTCCGGCGGAACCACCGTCGACGGAACCGCGGCGGTCCAGTCGAAGGACGAGTACAAGTGCCCCGGTGACACGTCGAAGAACTGCAACACCGGCGGGGCGTACTCCGCCTCCGCCAAGGACCAGAAGCTGACGGCCACCACCGCCGAGGCCGCGGCCAAGCAGGACATCGCCAAGAACGCCGAGGAGTCGTACGGCGGCAAGTCCTACGGTGGGATCACCTCGCACGAGGTGCTGGCCTCCAAGGCGGTGACCGTGGCCGGGCAGAAGGGCTACATGGTCCGCTGGAAGGCGATCACCAGCAAGGGCGCGGACGGCTATGTCGAGTCGCTGGTCTTCCCGTCGCCCGCCGACTCCAAGCGGCTCGTCGTCGTCCGCTTCGGCCTCGACGTCGGATCGAACGCGCCCGAGCCGGCCGTGCTGGACAAGATCACCAAGGGCATCAAGGCGTCGGCGGCGAGCGGCGACGGCCAGAACATCTGA
- a CDS encoding TetR/AcrR family transcriptional regulator, with translation MTSQAADAPETVVASRRSKLTPEREQEFFDAVLEQIRECGYEALTMEGVAASARCSKSTLYRQWKTKPQFVAAALRASRCARIAGADTGSLAGDLRAAARAAAQWSNSDTKLLQALGHAVMQDQELAQALREALVEPEVNSLQGIVRRGVERGEVPADHPALEYVPAQLLGVMRVRPLLEGRYADEEYLVRFVEAVLLPQLGLT, from the coding sequence ATGACGTCGCAGGCAGCGGACGCACCGGAGACGGTTGTCGCCTCGCGCCGCTCCAAGCTCACGCCCGAGCGTGAGCAGGAGTTCTTCGACGCTGTGCTCGAACAGATCCGCGAATGCGGCTACGAGGCGCTCACCATGGAGGGGGTCGCCGCCAGCGCGCGGTGCAGCAAGTCGACGCTGTACCGGCAGTGGAAGACGAAACCTCAGTTCGTGGCCGCCGCGCTCAGGGCCAGCCGCTGTGCGCGGATCGCGGGTGCCGACACCGGTTCGCTCGCCGGGGACCTGCGCGCCGCCGCGCGGGCCGCGGCCCAGTGGTCGAACAGCGACACCAAACTGCTCCAGGCTCTTGGTCATGCCGTGATGCAGGACCAGGAGCTCGCGCAGGCGCTGCGCGAAGCCCTCGTCGAACCCGAGGTCAACTCTCTGCAGGGGATCGTCCGGCGTGGCGTGGAGCGCGGCGAGGTGCCGGCCGACCATCCGGCGCTGGAGTACGTTCCCGCGCAGCTGCTGGGCGTGATGCGCGTGCGCCCGCTCCTGGAGGGGCGGTACGCGGACGAGGAGTACCTCGTGCGCTTCGTCGAGGCGGTGCTGCTTCCGCAGCTCGGACTGACATGA